One stretch of Litoribrevibacter albus DNA includes these proteins:
- a CDS encoding type VI secretion system baseplate subunit TssG codes for MSLALQKQRKQTVVKQLIQQPERFEFQQVVRLLQAMGRTGDIQWTADAMPHGGDDQVMAFEALGTVNKITLCMEALSGARGVLPDYLYEELLTSLHDEESGLHDFLDIFNHRYYQIVHRSRVNESLLIREEQQTRQAQKGARAQNNVTSNHCLTQLSALPSMAGDRTGLLRFSVLMGLKVRSISSLRQLLSEYFPYKIHIEVTPERKQRLTASSFTRIGVSQAQNNQLGLGFLLGKECSLNFQQLQILIEPSSREEFVQLKNDQNFSQTIYTLVRAYLRESADVLFYLYVKRAFLSLPVLSANAASAVHLGESNCLDPQAKPDEYQKILLK; via the coding sequence ATGTCCCTAGCGCTTCAAAAGCAACGCAAACAGACCGTTGTTAAGCAACTTATTCAACAACCTGAACGGTTCGAATTTCAACAAGTGGTTCGCTTGCTGCAAGCCATGGGACGCACCGGTGACATTCAGTGGACTGCGGATGCCATGCCTCATGGTGGTGATGACCAGGTCATGGCTTTCGAAGCCTTGGGCACGGTCAATAAAATCACCCTATGTATGGAAGCGCTCTCCGGAGCCAGAGGTGTCTTACCGGATTATCTCTACGAAGAGCTGCTGACCAGTTTGCACGATGAAGAATCCGGTCTGCATGATTTTCTGGATATCTTTAATCATCGCTATTACCAGATAGTGCATCGATCCCGAGTGAACGAATCCTTGTTGATACGAGAGGAGCAACAAACCCGACAGGCCCAAAAAGGTGCCCGCGCTCAGAACAATGTCACAAGCAATCACTGCCTGACGCAATTGTCTGCGTTGCCATCCATGGCTGGAGATCGTACCGGGCTGTTACGTTTCAGTGTGCTGATGGGGCTTAAAGTCCGGAGTATCAGCAGTCTTCGCCAGCTGTTGAGTGAGTACTTCCCGTACAAGATTCATATTGAAGTGACACCGGAGCGGAAGCAGCGCTTAACGGCTTCCTCATTCACCCGTATTGGCGTGTCGCAGGCACAAAATAATCAGTTAGGTTTGGGATTTTTGCTGGGCAAAGAATGCAGTTTGAATTTTCAGCAACTGCAAATTTTGATTGAACCTTCTTCTCGGGAAGAGTTTGTTCAGTTGAAGAACGATCAGAATTTCTCTCAAACAATATACACATTGGTGCGCGCGTATTTACGCGAGTCAGCGGATGTCTTGTTTTACTTGTACGTAAAAAGGGCATTTCTTTCTTTACCGGTTTTATCTGCCAATGCCGCAAGTGCGGTGCATTTGGGGGAGAGCAACTGCTTGGACCCTCAGGCAAAACCGGACGAGTACCAGAAAATTCTTTTGAAATAG
- a CDS encoding type VI secretion system contractile sheath domain-containing protein, with protein sequence MFGENWQQEFNDLTLEQGGETTLRQALELLRQLDPSALESVDAFRSFVIRSIAQLDRQLSKQLSAIIQNEEFGRLEARWRNLHSLVSLPVNYRRILVKLLDVSWAEISRDLNNANTINRSTLYNFIGNKELNTQGGLPFGLIVIDHYVSVDMGYDDEFDDLFTLELVGSLGKLCLCPFVMAPAAEFFGEPGADWLSDIKRVEKILDGPDYQGWQRLRKHPEARYIGLAMPRVKLRAPYQDCRIGFLFNEENVTPSQAPDGLWGNAAFAFASIVIREFNRLCWFGFLKSRWQDLYQGAVINLPPTSLARARSGHLHLVSPDSEVRLFGNLSTFYAKQGFIPLSKSALTDKYYFTNNNSIWRSGQSDDDKVIAQLQTTLLACRIAHYLKVQIRSMIGNFSTASECELFLNQWLDNYAGNVVGDDDQILSKFPLRKASVEVKEVVGELGVFTSEVVLQPQYQFDHFAGEIVLSTDLGKAS encoded by the coding sequence ATGTTTGGTGAAAACTGGCAGCAAGAATTCAATGATCTAACGCTGGAGCAAGGCGGTGAAACGACCTTACGTCAAGCGCTTGAATTATTGCGTCAGTTGGACCCAAGCGCTTTAGAAAGCGTCGATGCGTTTCGAAGCTTTGTTATTCGAAGCATTGCACAGCTTGATCGACAATTATCCAAACAGCTTTCTGCAATTATTCAGAACGAAGAATTCGGTCGGTTGGAAGCCCGTTGGCGGAACTTGCACTCGCTGGTCAGCTTGCCGGTCAATTACCGACGGATATTGGTGAAGCTGTTGGATGTTTCCTGGGCTGAGATTTCCAGGGATTTGAATAATGCCAACACCATTAATCGCAGCACACTCTATAACTTCATCGGCAATAAAGAATTGAATACTCAGGGTGGCTTACCGTTCGGGTTAATCGTGATCGACCATTATGTTTCGGTCGATATGGGCTATGACGATGAATTTGATGATCTGTTTACTTTGGAGTTGGTGGGCAGTTTAGGGAAGTTGTGTTTGTGTCCGTTTGTGATGGCTCCGGCGGCTGAATTTTTTGGCGAACCCGGTGCAGATTGGCTATCGGACATCAAACGTGTTGAAAAGATTTTGGACGGGCCGGACTACCAGGGTTGGCAACGTTTAAGAAAGCATCCTGAAGCGCGCTACATTGGCTTGGCTATGCCAAGAGTGAAATTAAGAGCGCCGTATCAGGATTGCCGGATTGGCTTCTTATTTAATGAAGAGAATGTGACTCCGTCTCAGGCGCCCGACGGTCTGTGGGGCAATGCGGCGTTTGCCTTTGCCTCCATTGTGATTCGTGAATTCAACCGCTTATGTTGGTTCGGCTTTTTAAAATCCCGTTGGCAGGACTTGTATCAGGGTGCGGTGATTAATTTACCACCCACCAGTTTGGCGCGAGCCAGATCAGGTCATCTGCATTTGGTGTCACCGGATTCGGAAGTTCGGTTATTCGGCAACTTATCCACCTTTTATGCCAAGCAAGGGTTCATTCCTTTGTCGAAGAGTGCATTGACGGATAAGTATTACTTTACCAATAACAATTCGATATGGCGTTCCGGTCAGAGTGACGACGATAAAGTGATCGCGCAATTGCAGACCACCTTATTGGCGTGTCGTATCGCGCACTATTTGAAAGTGCAAATCCGCAGCATGATTGGCAACTTCAGTACCGCCAGTGAGTGTGAGCTGTTCCTGAATCAATGGCTCGATAATTATGCCGGTAATGTCGTCGGCGACGATGATCAAATCTTGTCGAAGTTTCCATTGCGTAAAGCCTCTGTTGAAGTGAAAGAGGTGGTTGGTGAGCTGGGTGTGTTTACCAGTGAAGTGGTTTTGCAGCCTCAATATCAGTTCGACCATTTTGCGGGAGAAATTGTATTGAGCACCGATTTAGGGAAGGCGAGTTGA
- the tssE gene encoding type VI secretion system baseplate subunit TssE, with protein sequence MIFWRAFLAKKTYDDPRQELIESVRYHLTRLLETEAPLVALSPKLVECGTSSFRFGIENIQTISSQMDKDQFANQVENWIKTFEPRLSEVVTEVFERDDESNAIDFSLSVRLNDERIENEKERELSFESRLSLAHQQISMEEQDFG encoded by the coding sequence ATGATTTTCTGGCGCGCCTTCCTGGCAAAAAAGACCTATGACGATCCTCGACAAGAGTTGATTGAGTCAGTCCGTTATCACCTAACCCGTTTACTTGAAACCGAAGCTCCGCTGGTGGCGTTGTCGCCTAAATTGGTGGAATGCGGCACATCGAGCTTTCGATTTGGCATTGAAAATATACAAACCATCAGCAGCCAAATGGATAAGGATCAGTTTGCCAATCAAGTGGAAAACTGGATTAAAACCTTCGAACCCCGATTGTCAGAAGTGGTTACCGAAGTGTTTGAACGAGATGACGAAAGTAATGCCATTGATTTTTCGCTGTCTGTGCGATTGAACGACGAGCGAATAGAAAACGAGAAAGAGAGGGAGTTGTCTTTTGAATCGAGATTAAGCCTTGCTCATCAGCAAATCAGTATGGAGGAGCAAGACTTTGGCTGA
- the tssJ gene encoding type VI secretion system lipoprotein TssJ: MKASLNLQTTKNAVKSAFQVALVAVMMALLGCSSNEPIPLIVSHQVIISVGDEVNPYGGNKSHPIVLRVYQLSESGTFQKSGFIDLYRNDIEVLGGSLVDLHNVQPLVPGEQHTLTLDIHRQSQYLAVFAEFANYDNAKSKDVIKLPQDNEAQLVIRVSGLSVSITEATDD, from the coding sequence GTGAAGGCGTCATTGAACTTGCAAACCACCAAAAACGCCGTTAAGTCTGCGTTTCAGGTGGCGTTGGTCGCGGTAATGATGGCTCTGTTGGGGTGCTCTTCGAATGAGCCGATTCCGTTGATTGTTTCTCATCAGGTGATTATTTCCGTGGGGGATGAAGTGAATCCTTACGGTGGCAATAAATCGCATCCGATTGTATTGCGGGTGTACCAACTATCGGAATCGGGAACCTTCCAAAAGTCCGGATTCATCGATTTGTACCGAAACGACATTGAGGTGTTGGGCGGGTCGTTGGTGGACCTCCATAACGTCCAGCCTTTGGTACCGGGAGAACAGCATACGCTGACGCTAGACATTCATCGCCAGTCGCAATATCTCGCGGTGTTTGCAGAGTTTGCGAATTACGACAACGCCAAATCAAAAGATGTCATTAAGTTACCTCAAGACAATGAGGCGCAATTGGTTATTCGGGTAAGTGGCTTATCGGTTTCGATTACCGAAGCAACGGACGATTAA
- the tssF gene encoding type VI secretion system baseplate subunit TssF translates to MAETLMRYYERELAYIRKALTGFAQRHPEQAAKLQGKHNNAEDPNITRLLDGMALLTAKTELRLDEQFPEIVESLLTILYPGYTQILPSHTSLTLAPDPEQLQKSLTLPKGNQFLVSSGDQQECVFTTVADLEIHPFVLSAVDCDVAPFTFILPEGVEITDAVIHLTLSCCDPDARFDQISFNDFDFYVNGFEQNASTLIELLLQDTASITVSNSDFTNFTVIDTDRLQSRVSDPEFQWLPRYGNQFEGFDALRDYFTYSDKGAYFRIKELGKEIGKYRTNSVVISLFVKQLPIEFLRLFDTHVFRLYTVPAVNLFEQVGEPMSYDFTKLSVPVVADSSSDTDVDVVSVKKVQEVRSDGSRFIQPLYGERYLTAGQSSSPLNWQANQHWNELGKLCMDLSIGGIQANNLTEEALVLALDLLCCNGTAPCLLTTGTEAECLARVDLPGSVTLLTTPSAPVYPVLDETLGWRFISLLNTNFHSLLHTDNPTQALKEVLTLCCPSESCRQADAIRSVAYLPQVAAMQVCGHNIFASGTEVVITLDANLLNGQIAIFAQVLNCLYQQFCSFDRFIQVSIHCFGSDDSKIVFPRVHGSQLCP, encoded by the coding sequence TTGGCTGAGACATTAATGCGCTATTACGAGCGTGAATTGGCGTACATTCGAAAGGCATTAACCGGGTTTGCCCAGAGGCATCCGGAGCAGGCAGCGAAACTTCAGGGCAAACACAATAACGCGGAAGATCCGAACATAACCCGTTTGCTGGATGGCATGGCGTTGTTAACCGCTAAAACCGAGCTACGTCTGGATGAACAGTTTCCTGAAATTGTCGAAAGCCTGTTAACCATTTTGTACCCAGGCTATACCCAGATTTTGCCCAGTCACACCAGCTTAACCTTGGCCCCCGATCCTGAGCAGCTTCAAAAAAGCCTCACCTTGCCGAAAGGCAATCAATTCCTTGTGTCTTCGGGGGATCAACAGGAATGCGTTTTTACTACTGTTGCGGATTTGGAAATCCATCCTTTCGTGCTATCAGCAGTGGACTGCGATGTCGCACCATTTACTTTTATTTTGCCGGAAGGCGTTGAAATTACCGATGCGGTGATTCATTTGACACTGAGCTGTTGTGACCCGGATGCCCGCTTTGATCAGATTTCATTTAATGATTTCGACTTTTATGTAAATGGCTTTGAGCAAAATGCCTCTACCTTGATCGAGTTGTTATTGCAGGATACGGCGTCGATCACTGTCTCTAACAGTGATTTTACCAACTTCACCGTCATTGATACCGATCGCTTACAGTCTCGTGTCAGTGACCCTGAATTTCAGTGGTTACCGCGTTACGGTAATCAATTTGAAGGCTTTGATGCGCTTCGTGACTACTTCACGTATTCGGATAAGGGTGCCTATTTTCGAATTAAAGAACTCGGTAAAGAAATTGGTAAGTACCGCACCAACAGTGTGGTGATCAGTCTGTTCGTGAAGCAGCTTCCGATTGAATTTCTTCGCTTATTTGATACCCATGTTTTCCGCTTATATACCGTCCCCGCTGTGAATCTGTTCGAGCAAGTAGGCGAACCGATGAGCTACGACTTCACTAAGTTGTCAGTGCCTGTGGTGGCGGATTCTTCCAGCGACACAGACGTTGACGTGGTGTCCGTTAAAAAGGTGCAGGAAGTTCGATCGGATGGCAGCCGTTTTATTCAGCCGCTTTACGGTGAGCGATACTTAACCGCAGGGCAATCCTCAAGTCCTTTGAACTGGCAGGCGAACCAGCATTGGAATGAGCTGGGCAAGCTGTGCATGGACTTGTCCATTGGTGGGATTCAGGCCAATAACCTCACAGAAGAAGCGTTAGTACTGGCATTAGACCTGCTGTGCTGTAACGGGACGGCGCCTTGTTTGTTGACTACAGGTACGGAAGCCGAATGTTTGGCGAGGGTTGATCTGCCAGGTTCGGTTACCTTGTTAACCACACCGTCGGCACCGGTTTATCCGGTCTTGGATGAGACTTTGGGTTGGCGGTTTATTTCATTATTGAACACCAACTTCCATTCACTGTTGCATACAGATAACCCAACTCAAGCATTGAAAGAGGTATTGACCCTGTGTTGCCCGAGCGAAAGCTGTCGACAAGCGGACGCCATTCGCAGTGTTGCTTATTTACCTCAGGTCGCGGCCATGCAGGTGTGTGGCCACAATATCTTTGCTTCCGGAACGGAAGTGGTGATTACCCTGGATGCGAATTTACTGAATGGCCAGATAGCCATATTTGCTCAGGTTCTGAATTGTTTATATCAGCAATTTTGCAGTTTTGATCGTTTCATCCAGGTCAGCATTCACTGTTTTGGCAGTGATGATTCGAAGATTGTTTTTCCTAGAGTGCATGGGAGTCAGTTATGTCCCTAG
- a CDS encoding type VI secretion system-associated FHA domain protein → MTISIQLVEVPENEQVLTRQVAFPSAGGTIGRAFDCTLVLPDFNRFLSRVHAEIVPCADGSGGYELINRSANGLTVNVQPLTKGKRIALFDGDVIKLGGYVLLVSDLNSALSKPASAKAPVEAKPAALSGGPLESPFKHNLVDQDDFMSPFGQEETIVSETGHMDEAPISEFSVEHVQSDDPFGDDPFSEEEITLREPTAKRPQTEDDDLDIPVLEAQSLARETSPSLRSREHQMFQENLKLLTKLVEQQKPARREHLGREKLMACLQVTLDRFLETLTPQTLEEEFDDYLSGWGSKDKKYWDLYRKQFNRKLKQGDFRRQFLAMFVEELREKDQQS, encoded by the coding sequence ATGACCATAAGCATTCAACTTGTTGAAGTGCCTGAAAACGAACAAGTGCTGACCCGTCAGGTGGCGTTTCCCAGTGCAGGGGGCACCATCGGACGCGCGTTTGATTGTACCTTGGTGTTGCCAGACTTTAATCGCTTTCTGTCGCGGGTTCACGCTGAAATCGTGCCCTGCGCCGATGGCTCTGGCGGTTATGAACTGATTAACCGTAGTGCCAATGGCTTGACCGTCAATGTACAGCCTTTGACCAAAGGCAAGCGTATCGCTCTCTTTGATGGCGACGTGATTAAACTGGGGGGCTACGTGTTGTTGGTGAGTGACCTGAATTCGGCGCTATCGAAACCTGCATCTGCGAAAGCCCCGGTTGAAGCCAAACCCGCAGCTCTATCAGGGGGGCCATTAGAGTCGCCGTTTAAGCATAACCTTGTAGATCAGGATGATTTTATGTCGCCGTTCGGCCAAGAAGAAACCATTGTCAGCGAAACTGGGCACATGGATGAAGCTCCGATCAGTGAATTTTCGGTGGAGCACGTTCAGTCCGATGATCCGTTCGGGGACGACCCGTTTTCCGAAGAGGAAATAACGTTAAGAGAACCTACTGCCAAACGGCCACAAACAGAGGATGACGACTTGGACATTCCTGTGTTGGAAGCCCAGTCACTGGCGCGTGAAACTTCACCATCGCTTCGTTCGAGAGAACATCAAATGTTTCAGGAAAACCTCAAGTTACTGACCAAACTGGTGGAACAACAAAAGCCTGCCAGACGAGAGCATCTGGGGCGTGAAAAGCTGATGGCGTGCCTGCAAGTTACCCTGGATCGTTTTTTAGAAACGCTGACGCCACAAACGCTGGAAGAAGAGTTTGATGATTATCTATCGGGTTGGGGTTCCAAAGATAAAAAGTACTGGGATTTATATCGCAAGCAATTTAACCGCAAGTTGAAGCAGGGGGATTTCCGCAGGCAGTTCCTGGCCATGTTTGTGGAAGAGTTGCGGGAGAAGGATCAGCAATCGTGA
- a CDS encoding substrate-binding periplasmic protein, whose translation MTRKAENNLIMIVLSGLLFLFSNTVLGAERLLLATQLWPPYQTYNQGVMGGIAVERVQCALQRMQQPYRFTMTRWDKAQLLVESNRMDAFFTGSNNASRNKYAVMSTPVINEELTWFIAPDVNLDPEDESAKYQARYGAKFNSTKWLYLKKNGYNVVKKPRDADVLLQMLWQGDLDVALEYTGVFEHSIKKLGIPMDYFRRAHHSRKDLGVHFSRQFLKQNPAFLNTFNSALERCKKSSL comes from the coding sequence ATGACCAGAAAAGCTGAAAACAACCTAATAATGATCGTGCTCTCCGGCCTGCTGTTTCTTTTCAGCAATACGGTTCTCGGGGCTGAACGATTGTTGTTGGCCACTCAACTTTGGCCGCCTTATCAAACCTATAATCAAGGTGTGATGGGCGGCATTGCGGTGGAGCGGGTGCAGTGTGCATTGCAACGTATGCAGCAACCGTATCGGTTCACTATGACGCGTTGGGATAAGGCTCAGTTATTGGTTGAAAGTAATCGTATGGACGCCTTCTTTACCGGATCGAATAACGCGTCCCGTAACAAGTACGCAGTGATGTCGACGCCGGTGATTAATGAAGAGCTAACCTGGTTTATTGCACCGGATGTGAATCTCGACCCTGAAGACGAGTCGGCGAAATATCAGGCGCGTTACGGGGCCAAATTTAACAGTACGAAATGGCTATACCTTAAGAAAAATGGCTACAACGTGGTGAAGAAACCACGTGATGCAGATGTCTTGCTGCAGATGTTATGGCAAGGCGATCTGGATGTGGCACTTGAGTACACAGGCGTATTTGAGCACTCCATTAAAAAATTGGGAATTCCGATGGATTACTTCCGACGTGCTCACCACAGTAGAAAAGATCTGGGCGTCCATTTTTCGAGACAGTTTTTAAAACAAAATCCAGCGTTTCTGAATACGTTTAATAGCGCACTGGAACGCTGTAAAAAGAGTTCATTATGA
- the tssH gene encoding type VI secretion system ATPase TssH — protein MANVKLGNLVGKLEMGLKEALEQAAAAAMNQNVAAIEVEHWLVQVLASQDKHLSRFMEQQHIDSERLLAELTTVLDKLPKGANGQPMLSGPLADAMKNSWLLASVDFGHGQVVSLHLLLSLLQPDAFGMRALSLESLSEVSLESLKAQIEQLGSVGATQSGAAPVMTDSAGGPASGQALAKYTVNLTEQARQGEIDPISGRNGEIRKAIDILCRKRQNNPILVGEPGVGKTAVVEGLALRVVANEVPSVLQGVEIHSLDLGLLQAGASIKGEFENRLKDVINEVKNSPTPIIVFIDEAHTLIGAGGTAGQNDAANLLKPALARGEFRSIAATTWAEYKKYFEKDPAMTRRFQVIKVEEPTPEDATQMLRGIAASLREHHGVYIRDDAIDAAIQLSIRYLPSRQLPDKAISLLDTSCARIALTQGAKPEVIEALGQKIRYLENELATLEQENAQFSHADPDIAELKELLAQETERKAELDARWEEEIKLVDQIKETQSKISADYGTGNVSAEDQQTLQNLLKQLEDIQGDTPLVQAMVDKQAIAEVIANWTGIPAGNMVSDEVSKLLSLEQKLQERVIGQSVAISELAKSIRISRAGLTDNRKPVGVFLMCGPSGVGKTETAMALADLVYGGGDNLTVINMTEFKEEHKISMLLGSPAGYVGFGEGGVLTEAIRRNPYSVLLLDEMEKAHPGVHDLFYQIFDKGSIKDSEGRSVDFRNTIIIMTSNAADQAICDYCEQHGDQHDSRPEHSELVEHIRPDLQTFFKPAFLGRATIVPYYPLNDEELAKISEISLNRIRKKLAEQYQAGFVYDQALIDYVVACNTDPTTGGRAIEQIINRTLMPRLAEQCIVRLSEGLPITKVTASIQNGACELEIE, from the coding sequence ATGGCAAATGTGAAGTTAGGGAACTTGGTTGGTAAATTGGAAATGGGCTTGAAAGAGGCCCTGGAACAAGCCGCCGCTGCCGCAATGAATCAGAACGTGGCTGCTATTGAGGTGGAGCACTGGTTGGTTCAGGTTTTAGCTTCTCAAGACAAGCACTTGAGTCGATTCATGGAGCAACAACACATTGATTCAGAGCGACTCTTAGCTGAATTAACGACGGTATTGGATAAGCTCCCGAAAGGCGCGAACGGTCAGCCAATGTTAAGTGGGCCGTTAGCGGATGCGATGAAAAACAGTTGGTTACTGGCGTCAGTGGATTTCGGCCATGGTCAGGTAGTCAGTTTGCACTTGTTGTTATCCTTGCTTCAGCCGGATGCATTTGGCATGCGAGCGTTGAGTCTTGAATCTCTGAGTGAGGTGTCTCTTGAATCTCTCAAAGCTCAAATCGAACAACTGGGGTCAGTGGGCGCGACTCAGTCGGGCGCTGCACCTGTGATGACCGACAGTGCCGGAGGCCCAGCTTCAGGGCAGGCATTGGCGAAATATACCGTTAACCTTACCGAACAAGCCCGTCAGGGTGAGATCGACCCTATTTCCGGTCGTAATGGCGAGATCCGTAAAGCCATTGATATCTTGTGTCGTAAACGTCAAAACAACCCGATTCTGGTGGGTGAACCGGGGGTTGGTAAAACCGCCGTGGTGGAAGGTTTGGCCTTACGCGTGGTGGCCAATGAAGTGCCTTCTGTGTTGCAGGGCGTTGAAATTCACTCGCTGGATCTTGGCTTACTGCAAGCGGGCGCGAGCATCAAAGGTGAATTTGAAAACCGCTTAAAAGACGTCATCAACGAAGTTAAAAACTCACCGACCCCGATCATCGTGTTCATTGATGAGGCGCATACGCTGATTGGTGCCGGTGGCACGGCGGGTCAGAACGATGCTGCAAACTTGCTTAAACCGGCGTTGGCGCGCGGTGAGTTTCGTTCCATCGCTGCGACGACCTGGGCGGAATACAAAAAGTATTTTGAAAAAGACCCGGCGATGACTCGTCGCTTCCAGGTGATCAAAGTGGAAGAGCCGACACCGGAAGATGCAACACAGATGTTGCGTGGCATCGCGGCTTCTCTACGTGAACACCACGGCGTTTACATTCGTGATGATGCCATTGATGCAGCCATTCAGTTGTCGATTCGTTATCTCCCAAGCCGTCAATTACCGGACAAAGCAATCAGCTTGTTGGATACATCCTGTGCCCGTATCGCCTTGACGCAAGGAGCGAAACCGGAAGTCATTGAGGCATTGGGCCAGAAAATCCGTTATTTGGAAAACGAACTGGCGACGCTGGAACAGGAAAACGCCCAGTTCAGCCATGCGGACCCGGACATTGCCGAACTGAAAGAACTGTTAGCGCAGGAAACTGAGCGAAAAGCAGAACTGGATGCGCGCTGGGAAGAGGAAATCAAGCTGGTGGATCAAATCAAAGAAACCCAGAGTAAGATTTCAGCAGATTACGGCACCGGCAATGTCAGCGCCGAAGATCAACAAACCCTGCAAAACTTATTGAAGCAGCTTGAAGACATACAAGGCGATACGCCACTTGTGCAGGCGATGGTGGATAAGCAAGCCATCGCTGAAGTGATTGCGAATTGGACGGGTATTCCGGCAGGCAACATGGTCAGTGATGAAGTATCCAAGCTGTTGAGCCTTGAACAAAAACTTCAGGAACGCGTGATTGGTCAGAGTGTTGCTATTTCCGAGTTGGCGAAAAGCATCCGGATTTCCCGCGCTGGTCTGACGGATAACCGTAAGCCGGTCGGTGTCTTTTTGATGTGTGGTCCAAGTGGTGTGGGTAAAACCGAAACCGCGATGGCCTTGGCGGATTTGGTCTATGGTGGCGGTGATAACCTGACCGTCATCAATATGACCGAGTTTAAAGAAGAGCACAAAATTTCGATGTTGCTCGGTTCGCCTGCCGGTTATGTCGGGTTTGGTGAAGGGGGCGTGTTGACTGAAGCCATCCGCCGTAACCCTTACTCTGTGCTGTTGCTGGATGAAATGGAAAAAGCGCATCCAGGTGTACACGATCTGTTCTATCAGATTTTTGATAAAGGCAGCATCAAAGACAGTGAAGGCCGCTCCGTCGACTTCAGAAATACCATTATTATCATGACCTCCAATGCCGCTGATCAGGCCATTTGTGATTATTGTGAACAACACGGTGATCAACACGATAGCCGTCCGGAGCACAGCGAACTGGTGGAGCACATTCGTCCGGACCTCCAGACCTTCTTTAAACCGGCCTTCCTGGGGCGCGCGACAATCGTGCCGTATTACCCGCTGAACGACGAAGAATTAGCAAAAATTTCAGAAATATCCTTGAACCGAATTCGTAAAAAACTGGCAGAGCAGTATCAGGCCGGGTTTGTGTACGATCAGGCGCTGATTGATTACGTCGTTGCTTGTAATACCGATCCGACCACCGGTGGCCGGGCCATTGAGCAAATCATCAATCGCACCTTAATGCCAAGACTTGCTGAGCAATGCATCGTCCGACTCAGTGAAGGTTTGCCGATTACTAAGGTGACGGCGTCCATTCAAAACGGAGCGTGTGAGTTAGAGATTGAATGA